Below is a genomic region from Aquila chrysaetos chrysaetos chromosome 13, bAquChr1.4, whole genome shotgun sequence.
GCGGACCCCCAAGGGGAACTCTACAGCGTAAGTACCTCAGGTggttctgcttttccaaagcctggaacaaacaaacaattcaGTTTGCTGCTTCAGACCTCTCTTGATTTGTCCACTGCCAAATTATTTGTTGGGGTTGGgcttctgaggttttttttttttggtggttttgtttcgttttgttttttttaactcgGGGCTTATTGCTATTCCATTGTCAATAGTGCGTAGCAGAAAGAGCTGAGATTTAACAGAACTAAAACTCTTTGGAACCTCAAGAACAGGCTGTGTGTTGTGGCTGATGTGCTTTCACAAtccctttctttccagtttttccaGTATGGCCTGAATTCTGTGGACGGACTCTTTCCTGGCCTGCCGAACACTGTCCTGGCCACCAGTCTCGATGGAATCCAGTTCCAACAGCAGCTTGGTCAACATCTCCTCCAGAAGCCGGTAGGATttatctgtcttttttcctaCAAATTCATCTACCTCTTGCCCCAGCTGTTCAGCCTCCCCCATAACGTGGAGGATTCTCTGAATCtctggctggatggctgcagAATTTGTTGAAGGCTGGTCACCAGGTTTAAAGCCAGCCTCCCGGTTCCCAGCCAAAAGCTTCCGAGATGCAGTGTCATACATTTGGGGCTGTGCGCTGTACTGCACCTTGGCGTTTGAGGGGGATGGCTTGGCATTGAGTGGAGTGGCTGGCTTGTGGTCATTCATTGTCCCAGAGTGCTGGTGATTGACATCAGAATAGTAGTTGGGTTGGTTTGCACTTTGCTCAGGTTTGCTGTAAGCAGTATCCTACagtcagaaggagaaaaaatttcTAAGTAAGTGCATTTCTCTTAAAGCCAGGGTTTTAATCTCTCATCTTGCACTCAAAaggcgggcaggcagggctgagggaATTGGGCGACAGGTGACACCGTGACTACTTTGAGTTGTGCGTGCCTGGGAGGACAGGGCAGACCGGGTTAGGCGTGACGTTACCAGGGATCTGGACAGCATTTTCTAGACTGTCACACACCGTGATGTCGTAACACATCACATCCCCGCGGCCTGGTTTCTGCGAGAAGTCCCAAAGAGGAACACGAAACCCACGCTCCAGTCCCTGGCTGTTAAAGAGCAGATCCCCGGCAAGAGGCACGTGTCTAGAAGAAACAGCGTGAGCCACTGGACACTCACTACCCATGAATAGTGAGATGCTAACTAGATTTCAGCACGGTCCCATTTGGATATACGAGAGAAGATACTTCTCTGCAGGTAGCACACTTTTGAGCTGTTCCCAAGTAACAGCAGCCCCCATCCCCAAATCCCCCCatcagggctgctgctgcacatgccagtgctgctgcctggggaccAAACCTCTGGAGAGTCATTTGACTCCTGATCAAACGCAGGAAAAGCTGAGTTGAACAGACCCCACCAAATGcataatttcctttattttttgcttaaaacatTCCTCAGTAGAGGATCACTGTGCCCAAAGCAAGCACTTGTAGAGGAATGCTAGAGTCTGCTATACCAGAGTCTGCAAACTGACATGCAGGTTAGTCCCACACTCTGTGCTGGAGGATTTCTGACAGTGTTCCCTGCTTCAGAGAGAAGAGTTGGACAAGCGAGACGAGGTCTGACCCATTTCAAGACCTGCCCTGGGACAGCTGCTATCGCCGGTACCTTTCTGGAATTACAGCCGTGGACTTTGGTCTTCTGTATGCAAATAGGAGATTTTGCTGGCAGTACTCTGAATACCTGCTGCTTTGTTCCTACCTAAACGAGCTATGCTTGGAGAAAGGGGCATTCCCAGGAGACAGAGGCGGGTTTTGAGGAAAGCCATATAATCTAGGAGGTCTGACGGCAGCACACGCTGTAGAAGCATCAACTGTACCTTTGAGTCCCACACGGGAGGGTGGGAAGAAGCTCCGCTGCCAGTCCAGGGTGGATGCGATTCGGAGACGAAGGGGTTCCCGTGCACCGAAGCAGCTGGCCACGCGTAACGTGGCTGCACCCCGTAGACGGTGGGGGGAGCCCACGTGTCCTCTGGGGGTCTGGGCTGTGGCGGAGGCCCCTGCGCCGTGACCCCTGGATTGCTGTCTCCGTATGGATACTGTGGGATGGGCATTCCTGGGGTCTGCGAGAAGAGGGGGGAACAGGCGTGACCCCTGGAGTCACTCTGAGCACCGCTCCCTCCAGACAGCCCTGGGAACAGCCGCAGCATCAGGCTTGCTGCCCGATTCCTGCTTTCCTAGCCCACAGGCTTGGAGTCTCTAG
It encodes:
- the BAG4 gene encoding BAG family molecular chaperone regulator 4 isoform X1 yields the protein MLQEGPVLFFRAAAGPDWSPSAPCLWPITFSLLFPSPQAMDSPYANGAYSPPYPPAPGAAPHYTGLPQTRGYYCSAPSRTPYPAESTGMYRPSSPAPPWSYAPPDCPAEGSSLRRQQVPGYSPPQTPGMPIPQYPYGDSNPGVTAQGPPPQPRPPEDTWAPPTVYGVQPRYAWPAASVHGNPFVSESHPPWTGSGASSHPPVWDSKDTAYSKPEQSANQPNYYSDVNHQHSGTMNDHKPATPLNAKPSPSNAKVQYSAQPQMYDTASRKLLAGNREAGFKPGDQPSTNSAAIQPEIQRILHVMGEAEQLGQEVDEFVGKKTDKSYRLLEEMLTKLLLELDSIETGGQDSVRQARKESVHRIQAILEKLERKGL
- the BAG4 gene encoding BAG family molecular chaperone regulator 4 isoform X3; the encoded protein is MDSPYANGAYSPPYPPAPGAAPHYTGLPQTRGYYCSAPSRTPYPAESTGMYRPSSPAPPWSYAPPDCPAEGSSLRRQQVPGYSPPQTPGMPIPQYPYGDSNPGVTAQGPPPQPRPPEDTWAPPTVYGVQPRYAWPAASVHGNPFVSESHPPWTGSGASSHPPVWDSKDTAYSKPEQSANQPNYYSDVNHQHSGTMNDHKPATPLNAKPSPSNAKVQYSAQPQMYDTASRKLLAGNREAGFKPGDQPSTNSAAIQPEIQRILHVMGEAEQLGQEVDEFVGKKTDKSYRLLEEMLTKLLLELDSIETGGQDSVRQARKESVHRIQAILEKLERKGL
- the BAG4 gene encoding BAG family molecular chaperone regulator 4 isoform X2: MEPRDRAAEPGPPWPPGSPRPPAAQAMDSPYANGAYSPPYPPAPGAAPHYTGLPQTRGYYCSAPSRTPYPAESTGMYRPSSPAPPWSYAPPDCPAEGSSLRRQQVPGYSPPQTPGMPIPQYPYGDSNPGVTAQGPPPQPRPPEDTWAPPTVYGVQPRYAWPAASVHGNPFVSESHPPWTGSGASSHPPVWDSKDTAYSKPEQSANQPNYYSDVNHQHSGTMNDHKPATPLNAKPSPSNAKVQYSAQPQMYDTASRKLLAGNREAGFKPGDQPSTNSAAIQPEIQRILHVMGEAEQLGQEVDEFVGKKTDKSYRLLEEMLTKLLLELDSIETGGQDSVRQARKESVHRIQAILEKLERKGL